GGTCACGGGCGCGGTGGTCGCGGTGGCGCTCTGGCAGTTCCTCGCCCGCACGCGGCTGGGGCTCCTTATCCGGGCGACCTCGCAGAACGCCGAGATGGTGCACGCGCTCGGCGTGGACGTGCAGGTGGTGCGCGCCGGCGTCTTCGGCCTCGGTTGCGGCCTCGCCGCGCTCGGGGGCGTCATGGCGACGCCGCTCGTGTCGGCGCATCTCGGCATGGGCGTGAACGTGGTGGTCGACGCGTTCGTCATCGTGATCATCGGCGGCATGGGGAGCTTCGGCGGGTCGATCGTGGGCAGCCTCCTCGTCGGGCTCGTGCAGACGTTCGGCAACTTCTATCTCCCTGATCTCGCCCTCGCGGCGATCTACCTCACGATGATCGCGGTGCTCGTGCTGCGCCCGCGCGGGCTGTTCGGCCACGAAGAGTGATGGCGCGGACCGCGCTGCGCGCCGTGTTGCTCGTGGCCGCCGCGGTCGCGCCTCTCGTGCTCCCCACGTTCCTGCTCACCGCGCTGACGGAGATGGTGATCCTCGGGCTCTTCGCGATGAGCCTCGACCTCCTCGTCGGCTACACGGGCCTCGACTCCTTCGGGCACGCCGCCGTCTACGGCTTCGGCGCATACAGCGCCGCCCTGCTGCTCCTGCACACCGGCGTGTCGCTGCCCGTCGCGATCCTCGGAGGCGCCGTTTTTACCGCCGCGATCGCAGTCCCCATGGCGTGGCTCTGCACGCGCGCGACCGGCGTCGCGTTCGCGATGCTCACGCTCGCCTTCGCGCAGCTCCTCTACGCGGTCGCCTACAAGTGGCAAAGCGTCACCGGGGGCTCCGACGGGCTCGCCGGCGTGCCGCGCACGGCGGGGCCGCTCGGGATGAGCTGGTTTACGTCGAAGATCGGCTACTACTACCTGGCGGCCGGCTGCCTCATCGCAGCCTACCTCTTCTGCCGCGCGTTCGTTGCCTCGGCCGTCGGCACCACGCTGCTCGCGATCCGCGACAACGAGCGCAAGGCGCAGGCGCTTGGCTACAACCCGCGCGCGTACAAGATCCTCGTGTTCGTGCTGTCCGCGTTCCTCGGCGGGCTCGCGGGCGCGCTCTATGCGCCGTTCGCCGGCTTCGCGTCGCCCGATCTCTTCTTCTGGGTGCTGTCGGGGCAGGTGCTGATCATGGTGGTCGTCGGGGGCGCGGGCACGCTGAGTGGTCCCATCCTCGGGGCCGCGTTCTTTCTCGCGCTCGAGCACTACCTGAGCGTCTTCACCGACTCGTGGGCGCTGGTGCTCGGCCTCGTCTTCATCGCCGTCGTGCTCTTCGCGCCGCAAGGC
This genomic window from Candidatus Rokuibacteriota bacterium contains:
- a CDS encoding branched-chain amino acid ABC transporter permease; amino-acid sequence: MQGLNAVALAALLFLISIGLTLIFGIMRIVNFAHGALYMLGAYAGFTIAAWTGSYGLALALAPLAVAAIGIVLEAVVLRPLYRREHGAFLLVTFGLALVIGEAIRLGWGPDPRRLPIPPALAGSVTILGAPFPTYRLFLAVTGAVVAVALWQFLARTRLGLLIRATSQNAEMVHALGVDVQVVRAGVFGLGCGLAALGGVMATPLVSAHLGMGVNVVVDAFVIVIIGGMGSFGGSIVGSLLVGLVQTFGNFYLPDLALAAIYLTMIAVLVLRPRGLFGHEE
- a CDS encoding branched-chain amino acid ABC transporter permease translates to MARTALRAVLLVAAAVAPLVLPTFLLTALTEMVILGLFAMSLDLLVGYTGLDSFGHAAVYGFGAYSAALLLLHTGVSLPVAILGGAVFTAAIAVPMAWLCTRATGVAFAMLTLAFAQLLYAVAYKWQSVTGGSDGLAGVPRTAGPLGMSWFTSKIGYYYLAAGCLIAAYLFCRAFVASAVGTTLLAIRDNERKAQALGYNPRAYKILVFVLSAFLGGLAGALYAPFAGFASPDLFFWVLSGQVLIMVVVGGAGTLSGPILGAAFFLALEHYLSVFTDSWALVLGLVFIAVVLFAPQGLWGMVRGRAVP